One Setaria viridis chromosome 3, Setaria_viridis_v4.0, whole genome shotgun sequence DNA window includes the following coding sequences:
- the LOC117848997 gene encoding uncharacterized protein, which yields MVVEVKSWNFDDEARRITELVPNNFSTIMCDVTLPGLSSPSLLTSDARREYELVKGALTQRVEDIGEVILGFANAEGLLGWGCLWKFSFDLGDAFSEDGMPTLKQQCAPASKFWALMAACGALHHPGTMWLSCHGGYGFAWMINFFLSPLPLPKKLDDYVQMRAALWPSLYDVALIAHWCADVQFRAPGCKGKLLDLARSLTVPVAEDLTSSSIDGVDRALLLLKCFRKVSALPEFSCVQWPTIGMYNTVPDILFDRQ from the exons ATGGTGGTTGAGGTGAAGTCTTGGAACTTTGATGATGAAGCTCGCCGGATTACAGAGCTTGTACCTAACAACTTCAGCACCATCATGTGTGATGTGACTCTGCCAGGGCTGAGTTCCCCCTCGCTGTTAACTTCAGATGCTCGCCGGGAGTATGAATTGGTGAAGGGGGCCCTGACACAGAGGGTTGAGGATATTGGAGAAGTTATTCTCGGATTCGCAAATGCCGAAGGCTTGCTGGGGTGGGGATGCCTCTGGAAGTTCAGTTTTGACCTGGGTGATGCATTTTCTGAAGATGGAATGCCGACGCTGAAACAACAATGTGCGCCAGCAAGCAAGTTCTGGGCTCTGATGGCGGCATGCGGTGCCTTGCATCACCCAGGCACGATGTGGCTGTCCTGCCACGGGGGATACGGATTTGCTTGGATGATCAATTTTTTCCTGTCACCACTCCCCCTCCCAAAGAAGCTGGATGACTACGTGCAGATGCGGGCAGCTCTTTGGCCGTCGCTCTACGACGTTGCCCTCATCGCTCACTGGTGCGCCGACGTCCAGTTCCGGGCTCCGGGCTGCAAGGGCAAACTCCTCGATCTTGCTCGTTCTCTCACGGTACCGGTTGCAGAAGACTTGACAAGTTCATCCATTGATGGAGTGGATAGAGCCCTGCTTCTTCTCAAGTGCTTCCGCAAGGTATCAGCCCTCCCAGAGTTCAGCTGCGTGCAGTGGCCAA CGATTGGCATGTACAATACTGTTCCAGACATTCTGTTTGATCGTCAGTAG
- the LOC117847505 gene encoding uncharacterized protein isoform X2 has protein sequence MSYYGSSSSGGRSGRRVDYGRTYVVRPKGRHLATIVWLHGLGDNGASWSQLLDSLPLPNIKWICPTAATRPVAAFGGFPCTAWFDVEDTSIDGRDDTEGLDASAAHIANLLSSEPSDVKLGIGGFSMGAAVALHSAACYAHGKFTSGIPYPITLNAVISLSGWLPCSRTLRGKMESSHISTRRAASLPILLCHGRVDEVVTYRNGERSAEILRSSGFSYLSFKPYNGLGHYTIPEEMDDLWKWLSSMLGLNRSR, from the exons ATGAGCTATTACGGCAGCAGCTCTTCTG GTGGACGAAGTGGTAGGAGAGTCGACTACGGGAGGACATATGTGGTGAGGCCAAAGGGAAGGCACCTAGCCACCATTGTGTGGCTCCATGGCCTAGGTGACAATGGTGCAAG cTGGTCCCAGCTCCTGGATTCTCTTCCTCTGCCAAAT ATCAAGTGGATATGTCCCACAGCAGCAACCCGTCCTGTCGCTGCTTTTGGTGGATTCCCTTGCACTGCAT GGTTCGATGTTGAGGACACATCAATAGATGGCCGTGATGACACTGAGGGACTGGATGCTTCAGCTGCACACATTGCAAACCTGCTGTCTTCTGAGCCATCTGATG TGAAGCTTGGGATTGGTGGTTTCAGCAtgggcgccgccgtggccctCCATTCCGCAGCATGCTATGCTCATGGCAAATTCACAAGTGGAATCCCCTATCCAATCACACTCAATGCAGTCATCAGTTTGAGTGGCTGGCTCCCTTGCTCAAG gaCCCTGAGAGGCAAGATGGAGAGCTCACACATTTCTACAAGAAGAGCTGCGTCCTTGCCCATCCTGCTTTGCCATGGAAGAG TGGATGAGGTTGTCACCTACAGGAATGGCGAGAGATCAGCTGAGATTCTGAGGTCCTCAGGATTCTCGTATCTGAGTTTCAAGCCCTACAATGG GTTGGGCCACTATACCATCCCTGAAGAAATGGACGATCTCTGGAAGTGGCTCAGCTCAATGCTTGGCCTCAACCGATCTCGCTAA
- the LOC117847505 gene encoding uncharacterized protein isoform X1, whose product MSYYGSSSSGKLSGGRSGRRVDYGRTYVVRPKGRHLATIVWLHGLGDNGASWSQLLDSLPLPNIKWICPTAATRPVAAFGGFPCTAWFDVEDTSIDGRDDTEGLDASAAHIANLLSSEPSDVKLGIGGFSMGAAVALHSAACYAHGKFTSGIPYPITLNAVISLSGWLPCSRTLRGKMESSHISTRRAASLPILLCHGRVDEVVTYRNGERSAEILRSSGFSYLSFKPYNGLGHYTIPEEMDDLWKWLSSMLGLNRSR is encoded by the exons ATGAGCTATTACGGCAGCAGCTCTTCTGGTAAACTGTCTG GTGGACGAAGTGGTAGGAGAGTCGACTACGGGAGGACATATGTGGTGAGGCCAAAGGGAAGGCACCTAGCCACCATTGTGTGGCTCCATGGCCTAGGTGACAATGGTGCAAG cTGGTCCCAGCTCCTGGATTCTCTTCCTCTGCCAAAT ATCAAGTGGATATGTCCCACAGCAGCAACCCGTCCTGTCGCTGCTTTTGGTGGATTCCCTTGCACTGCAT GGTTCGATGTTGAGGACACATCAATAGATGGCCGTGATGACACTGAGGGACTGGATGCTTCAGCTGCACACATTGCAAACCTGCTGTCTTCTGAGCCATCTGATG TGAAGCTTGGGATTGGTGGTTTCAGCAtgggcgccgccgtggccctCCATTCCGCAGCATGCTATGCTCATGGCAAATTCACAAGTGGAATCCCCTATCCAATCACACTCAATGCAGTCATCAGTTTGAGTGGCTGGCTCCCTTGCTCAAG gaCCCTGAGAGGCAAGATGGAGAGCTCACACATTTCTACAAGAAGAGCTGCGTCCTTGCCCATCCTGCTTTGCCATGGAAGAG TGGATGAGGTTGTCACCTACAGGAATGGCGAGAGATCAGCTGAGATTCTGAGGTCCTCAGGATTCTCGTATCTGAGTTTCAAGCCCTACAATGG GTTGGGCCACTATACCATCCCTGAAGAAATGGACGATCTCTGGAAGTGGCTCAGCTCAATGCTTGGCCTCAACCGATCTCGCTAA
- the LOC117850589 gene encoding putative cytochrome c oxidase subunit 5b-like, producing MWRRLQTLASSLRRAAATSSSCARAAPLSTAPAAFRRTSPLLFSPGDKPAPTKVEDVMPIATGLEREELEVELQGKKRFDMDPPVGPFGTKEEPAVIESYYNKRIVGCPGGEEEDEHDVVWFWLEKDKPHECPVCSQYFVLKVIGDGGDPDGHDDDEDEHH from the exons ATGTGGCGCCgcctccaaaccctagcctcctccctccggcgcgccgccgccacatcATCGTcctgcgcccgcgccgcgcccctcTCCACGGCGCCCGCCGCGTTCCGGCGCACCTCgcccctcctcttctctcctg GTGACAAGCCGGCGCCGACCAAGGTCGAGGATGTCATGCCGATCGCCACGGGGCTGGAGCGCGAGGAGCTCGAGGTGGAGCTCCAG GGGAAGAAGAGGTTCGACATGGATCCTCCCGTCGGCCCCTTCGGCACTAAG GAGGAACCAGCTGTGATAGAATCCTACTATAACAAGAGAATAGTTGGCTGTCCTGGTGGCGAAGAAG AGGATGAACATGATGTTGTCTGGTTTTGGTTGGAAAAGGATAAACCACATGAGTGTCCTGTCTGCTCGCAGTACTTTGTG CTCAAGGTCATTGGTGACGGAGGTGATCCAGATGGGCATGACGACGATGAAGATGAGCATCACTGA